CATGTCGCGCACGAGCGTGTTCTCTACGAGCGCTTCCGCCAGGCCTGGGAATTGGGCCAGCGGCTACCTCAGCGGCTTCTTTTGCCCCTGCCGATAGCTCTCTCCCCTGCTGAGAGGGCGCTCGTGGAAGAGCTGTGGGAGGCTCTCCACGCTACGGGCTTTGAGCTCCAGCGGTTGCCCTCGGGAGATTACGAACTCACTGCAGCGCCTGCTGATCTCCCTTCGGGCCAGGAGGAGCAGACTCTGCGGGAGCTCTTAGCAGCGTACCAACAGCAGAGACCTTTGATTACAGGCTCAGTGGTCGGGTGGCTACTGGCAACGATGGCCTGCAAAGCAGCGGTGAAGGCAGGTGACCTCCTCACAGAAGCAGAGATGCAAGCGCTCCTCCAGCAGCTCCAGGAATGTCGTCTGCCTTACGTGTGCCCCCACGGGCGTCCCGTAATCGTGGAGCTCCCTTGGGAAGAGGTAGAGCGGCTCTTTGAACGGCGGTGAAGTGCCCGGAGCGGGAGTCGAACCCGCACGGGGCTTGCGCCCCACGGGATTTTAAGTCCCGTGCGTCTACCAGTTCCGCCATCCGGGCAGTGGCACTTACGAAAATACTCTGTTTGCTGCCAAGACCGAGGTACTCCCAGACGGCGATTTCGCTGACGGGAGGTCCTGTAGGACGTCTCTTCCATTGCGGACGGCATTGTTTATCACCGTGCAGCAACCGCATGCAGGAGAGCTCCTAATTTTGCTTTTCGCAACGAAAAAGCGCCGTGCGCTGCTAGCATGGAGCTCTCGCACATTCGAAACTTCTGCATCATCGCCCACATTGACCACGGGAAATCAACCTTGGCCGACCGGCTGCTGGAACTGACCGGCAGCGTGAGCTCCCGGGAGATGGTGATGGACCAAATCCTGGACGACAACCCGTTGGAGCAGGAACGTGGCATCACGATCAAGCTCCATGCGGCACAGATGCGCTACACAGCGCCCGACGGCCAGCAGTACCTTTTGAATCTGATCGACACGCCAGGGCACGTGGACTTCTCCTACGAGGTCTCGCGCTCTCTGGCAGCTTGCGAGGGAGCAATCCTGGTCGTGGATGCCAGCCAGGGGATAGAAGCCCAGACGATCAGCAACCTCTACTTGGCCGTGGAAGCTGGGTTGGAGGTCATTCCGGTCATCAACAAGATAGACCTCCCCAACGCCGCCGACATGATCCCAGTAGTCCAGCAGCAGCTCGTGGACCTGATTGGATGCCGCCCTGAAGAGGTCCTGCTGGTGTCGGCAAAGCACGGTACGGGGATTGACCGGTTGCTGCAGGCGATCATTGAACGAATCCCTCCGCCACAAGGAGATCCAGAGGCCCCGCTACGGGCGCTCATCTTTGACTCCATGTTTGACCCCTACCGCGGGGTGGTTGTCTATGTGCGGCTCTTCGACGGTACTCTGAGGGAAGGTGACCAGGTGCTGTTCTGGGCGACCCAGCAGGTGTATGAAGTAGATGAGGTCGGCATCAAGCAGCTCAAGCGCCAGCGGACGGGTGAGCTCAGCGCTGGTATGGTAGGCTACTTCGTTGCCAACATCCGGCGCGTCCAAGACACAAAGGTTGGCGACACTGTCACTCACGCAGAACGGCCATGCGCACAGCCAGTGCCGGGCTTCCGCGAAGTCAAACCGATGGTGTTCTGCGGCATCTACCCGGCCAATGCTGAAGACTTCGAAGAGCTGAGGGATGCGCTGGCCAAGTTAGCCCTCAACGATGCGGCGATTGTCTACGAACCCGAGAGCTCTGCGGCGCTTGGCTTCGGCTTCCGCTGCGGCTTCCTGGGACTCCTCCACATGGAGATCGTGCAGGAGCGCCTTGAGCGGGAGTTCGGGCAGAACATCGTCGTTACGGTCCCGAACGTCCGTTACCAGGTCCTCCGCACGGATGGGGAGATCGTCTACGTAGACAACCCTGCCCAGATGCCGCCTCCGACCCACATTGAGGAGATCGCCGAACCGTACATCCGCGCCCAGATCATCACCCCGACCGATTACATCGGTGCTATCATGCGCCTGTGCATGGACCGTCGGGGCGTGCAGACGGGGATGTCGTACCTCTCTCCCACCCGAGTTGACTTGCAGTTTGAGCTGCCACTTGCGGAGGTCATCTTCGACTTCTACGACAAGCTGAAGTCGGTCTCGCAGGGGTACGCCTCGTTTGACTACGAGCACATTGGCTACCGTCCGGGTGACCTCGTCAAGCTCGATATCCTCATCAATGGCGAGCCGGTGGACGCCCTCTCGATGATCGTCCACCGAGAGCGGGCCTACGAGTGGGGGCGGAAGCTCTGTGCGAAGCTGCGGGAGCTTATCCCACGGCAGCTCTTCGAGGTGGCAATCCAGGCGGCCATCGGTTCACGGGTGATTGCTCGGGAGACGATCAAGCCGCTGAGGAAGAACGTTTTGGCCAAATGCTACGGCGGGGACGTCACGCGTAAGCGGAAGCT
The window above is part of the Candidatus Kapaibacterium sp. genome. Proteins encoded here:
- the lepA gene encoding translation elongation factor 4 → MELSHIRNFCIIAHIDHGKSTLADRLLELTGSVSSREMVMDQILDDNPLEQERGITIKLHAAQMRYTAPDGQQYLLNLIDTPGHVDFSYEVSRSLAACEGAILVVDASQGIEAQTISNLYLAVEAGLEVIPVINKIDLPNAADMIPVVQQQLVDLIGCRPEEVLLVSAKHGTGIDRLLQAIIERIPPPQGDPEAPLRALIFDSMFDPYRGVVVYVRLFDGTLREGDQVLFWATQQVYEVDEVGIKQLKRQRTGELSAGMVGYFVANIRRVQDTKVGDTVTHAERPCAQPVPGFREVKPMVFCGIYPANAEDFEELRDALAKLALNDAAIVYEPESSAALGFGFRCGFLGLLHMEIVQERLEREFGQNIVVTVPNVRYQVLRTDGEIVYVDNPAQMPPPTHIEEIAEPYIRAQIITPTDYIGAIMRLCMDRRGVQTGMSYLSPTRVDLQFELPLAEVIFDFYDKLKSVSQGYASFDYEHIGYRPGDLVKLDILINGEPVDALSMIVHRERAYEWGRKLCAKLRELIPRQLFEVAIQAAIGSRVIARETIKPLRKNVLAKCYGGDVTRKRKLLERQKEGKKRMKQIGRVEIPQEAFLAVLSIEK